The Streptomyces sp. NBC_00459 DNA segment GAGCATCGCCTGATCCAGGTCGAAGTCGAGCGAGGAGCCTCCACAGGCGATCACCGCGCGGAAAAGTTCCAGCTTGTCGCCGAAGTGGGCGTAGACGGTCGTCTTGGAGACTCCGGCCTGCGCCGCCACGGCGTCCATCGAGGTTTGGTCGAAGCCGAGCTCGAGGAACAGCTCGACGGCCGCGTCGAGTATGGATTCCCGTTTGCTCCGTCCACCCGCGCCCGCGCGCTGGGGACGCCCCTGTGCAGCCATCTCACTCCTCGCCAGGTTCCGACCCAGGTGAGAGCCGGTGTACATCTCCTCTTGACCTTTTACTGAACCCTACCGTACGGTTCACCTGTACTGAACAGTGCAGTTCAGTTTATTTGTGAAGGAGCACTCCATGAGCAAGCCACCCTCTGAGCACCTCAGCGACCGCGGCCGGCGGATCCGGGACGAGGCACGCGCTCTCGTTCCCCTGCTGCGGGAGGAGGCCCGGGAAGGAGAAGAGCTCGGAGCCCTGCCCACTGAGACTCTGAGGGCGATCCACGAGGCGGGTGTCTTCAAGACCGCCCTGCCCGTCGAACTCGGTGGCTACGCACTCGGGGCGCGAGACACCGTGGAGATCATCACGGCACTGGGCGAAGGCGACGGATCCGCCGCCTGGACGGTCTTCGTGGCCGGCGGCATCCGCAACGTACTCGGCTTCCCGCAGCAGACCGTCGACGAGGTCTTCAAAGAGATCGACACCTGGATCGGCCCCCTGGTTGTCGGCGCCTCCGTGTTCTCCACGAGCGTGGGATCGGCCCGCCGGGCGGACGACGGCTGGCTGGTCTCCGGGAAATGGGCGTTCGGCAGCGGCTGCAAGCACGCGGCCTGGGCGGCAGTGGGCGTGACCTACGAGGACTCGGACGGCCGGCCACGCCGGGCGATGGCACTGCTCAGCCGCGAGCAGTACACGATCCTGGACGACTGGAAGGTCATGGGCCTGAAGGCCACCTCCAGCAACAGCATCACCGCCGTGGAGGAGGCGTTCGTCCCCGACCACCGCTTCGTCGACCTGGCCGACTTCCCCGCGGTCATGGACAGCGTGCGGGACCGCTATGCCGGTATCGGGTTCCGCAACGACACACGCGCGCTCATGCTGATCACCTGTCTCAGCAACGTGGCCGTAGCCCTCGGCATGGCCCGCGGCACCCTGGACTGCTTCGTCGAGCAGGCGAAGACCCGCAAACCGTTCAACCTGCCCTACCCCACCGTGGCGGACATGCCGTCGACGCAGGTGGCCGCCGGTACGGCCCGCGCGATGGTCAACGCGGCGGAGGCGACCGTCCTCGGCCATGCCGACGAGGTGGACCGCCGCGCCCTGGCCGGAACCGGGTTCACGGGCGACGAGGAGTCCGAGATCACGATGGACCTCGTCTACGCGGTACGGCTGTGCGCGGACGCCATCGACAAGCTCCAACTCAGCCTCGGCTCCTCCACGGTGAGCCTCAGCAACCCGATCCAGCGCTTCGCACGGGACGTGCGCGTGCTGGCCACTCACGGCGCGATCCGCTTCGACCCGTTGGCCGAGCTCAGCGGTCGCCAACTCCTCGGACTCGAACCGTTTCCCATGTTCGCCGGTGGCGTGCCCCAGGTGGGCTGAGCCGACCGCCGCAGTGAAGAAAGAAGGTGGTGACCATGTCGATCAATGAGCACGGGCCCCATGGGCTCGTGAGTTCGGGCTCCGGCCTCCATCCGCAGCCCACGCCGGTGGCGCCGACGGACCCGCAGGCCCTGCGGGAGGCGTTCGGCACCTACCCGAGCGGGGTGATCGCGGTGTGCGGAACGATGGACGACGGTCCCGTAGGAATGGCGGTGAGTTCCTTCACCTCCGTGTCGATGGCTCCGCCCCTCGTCTCGGTGTGCCTCCAGACCTCGTCCCGCACCTGGCCGAAGCTCAGGCAGTTGCCGCGGCTGGGCCTGAGCGTCCTGGGCGAGCAGCAGGGCGCGGTGTGCCGCGCCCTGGCAGGCCCGGAGGAGACCCGGTTCGCCGAGGTCCACTGGGAAACGACCGGAGAAGGAGCGGTAGTGCTTCCCGGGGCGGTCACCTGGTACGCCTGCACGCTCCGCGCCGAACTCCCGGCGGGCGACCACACCATCGCCCTGCTGGAGATAGACCGGCTGTGGGCGCTGCCGCCGGCCGAGCCCCTGGTCTTCCACGGAAGCCGCTTCCGGCGCCTCGACGACGGTGACCGGTCGGCCGTACCCGCCTGAGACGGGCCGGCCATCGTCAGCCTTCGCCTACAGGACGAGGTGTTCGTCCCGTCGCACCTCTTCATCGACCTCGCCGGCTTGCCCCTTGAGGCTGCGGCAGGTGCGCGGCCGTTGCGCAGGTGCC contains these protein-coding regions:
- a CDS encoding acyl-CoA dehydrogenase family protein gives rise to the protein MSKPPSEHLSDRGRRIRDEARALVPLLREEAREGEELGALPTETLRAIHEAGVFKTALPVELGGYALGARDTVEIITALGEGDGSAAWTVFVAGGIRNVLGFPQQTVDEVFKEIDTWIGPLVVGASVFSTSVGSARRADDGWLVSGKWAFGSGCKHAAWAAVGVTYEDSDGRPRRAMALLSREQYTILDDWKVMGLKATSSNSITAVEEAFVPDHRFVDLADFPAVMDSVRDRYAGIGFRNDTRALMLITCLSNVAVALGMARGTLDCFVEQAKTRKPFNLPYPTVADMPSTQVAAGTARAMVNAAEATVLGHADEVDRRALAGTGFTGDEESEITMDLVYAVRLCADAIDKLQLSLGSSTVSLSNPIQRFARDVRVLATHGAIRFDPLAELSGRQLLGLEPFPMFAGGVPQVG
- a CDS encoding flavin reductase family protein, producing MSINEHGPHGLVSSGSGLHPQPTPVAPTDPQALREAFGTYPSGVIAVCGTMDDGPVGMAVSSFTSVSMAPPLVSVCLQTSSRTWPKLRQLPRLGLSVLGEQQGAVCRALAGPEETRFAEVHWETTGEGAVVLPGAVTWYACTLRAELPAGDHTIALLEIDRLWALPPAEPLVFHGSRFRRLDDGDRSAVPA